In one Oryza glaberrima chromosome 2, OglaRS2, whole genome shotgun sequence genomic region, the following are encoded:
- the LOC127761646 gene encoding cysteine-rich receptor-like protein kinase 44 codes for MKSRGEEGEAGSSLYRFRHRRLMDTTPATDSGGHSSHNGMPIMVSILVVVIICTLFYCVYCWRWRKRNAVRRAQIESLRPLSNSDLPLMDLSSIYDATNQFSKENKLGEGGFGPVYRGVLGGGAEIAVKRLSARSRQGAAEFRNEVELIAKLQHRNLVRLLGCCVEKEEKMLIYEYLPNRSLDAFLFDSRKRAQLDWKTRQSIILGIARGLLYLHEDSCLKVIHRDLKASNVLLDNKMNPKISDFGMAKIFEEESNEVNTGHVVGTYGYMAPEYAMEGVFSVKSDVFSLGVLVLEILSGQRNGAMYLQNNQQTLIQDAWKLWNEDKAAEFMDASLAGDYSKEEAWRCFHVGLLCVQESPELRPTMSNVVLMLISDQMQLPEPAQPPLFAAREMKKVSASEFSLAMKTETTKTQSVNDVSISMIEPR; via the exons ATGAAGAGCCGGGGAGAAGAAGGCGAGGCTGGATCGTCGTTGTACCGTTTTCGACATCGCCGGCTGATGGATACAACACCCGCGACTGATTCAGGAG GGCACTCGAGCCACAATGGGATGCCGATAATGGTGTCGATTCTGGTGGTGGTCATCATCTGCACCCTCTTCTACTGCGTGTACTGCTGGAGATGGAGGAAGCGCAACG CCGTCAGGAGGGCGCAGATAGAGAGCCTGAGGCCACTGTCCAACTCGGACCTGCCTCTCATGGACCTCTCCTCCATCTACGACGCCACCAACCAATTCTCCAAGGAGAACAAGCTCGGCGAAGGCGGCTTCGGCCCTGTCTACAGG GGTGTTCTGGGCGGTGGCGCGGAGATCGCGGTGAAGCGGCTGTCGGCGAGGTCGCGGCAGGGCGCGGCGGAGTTCAGGAACGAGGTGGAGCTGATCGCCAAGCTGCAGCACAGGAACCTGGTCAGGCTGCTTGGCTGCTGcgtggagaaggaggagaagatgcTCATCTACGAGTACCTCCCTAACAGAAGCCTCGATGCCTTCCTCTTCG ATTCCAGAAAGAGGGCTCAATTGGACTGGAAGACTCGGCAGAGCATCATCCTTGGGATCGCCCGTGGTTTGCTCTACCTCCACGAGGATTCATGTCTCAAGGTCATCCACAGAGACCTCAAGGCGAGCAATGTGCTCCTCGACAACAAGATGAACCCTAAGATCTCCGACTTCGGCATGGCCAAGATCTTCGAGGAGGAGAGCAACGAGGTCAACACCGGACACGTCGTAGGCACATA TGGGTACATGGCGCCGGAGTACGCGATGGAGGGCGTCTTCTCGGTGAAGTCTGACGTGTTCAGCCTCGGCGTTCTTGTGCTCGAGATCCTCAGCGGCCAACGCAATGGCGCAATGTACCTTCAGAATAACCAGCAAACCCTGATCcaagat GCATGGAAGCTGTGGAACGAGGACAAGGCGGCGGAGTTCATGGACGCGTCGCTCGCCGGCGACTACTcgaaggaggaggcgtggcgGTGCTTCCACGTCGGGCTGCTGTGCGTGCAGGAGAGCCCCGAGCTCCGGCCGACCATGTCCAACGTGGTGCTCATGCTCATCAGCGACCAGATGCAGCTGCCGGAGCCCGCGCAGCCGCCGCTGTTCGCGGCGCGGGAGATGAAGAAGGTCTCGGCGTCGGAGTTCTCGCTGGCGATGAAGACGGAGACCACCAAGACGCAGTCCGTCAACGACGTGTCCATCTCCATGATCGAGCCAcgataa
- the LOC127761608 gene encoding uncharacterized GPI-anchored protein At4g28100-like → MPPLRRRLLLLCLYVAAASRLAPCSTAAALPDPAPLDPALVFPSATPAQPGSATIPAFPEQSDAASGTSSTCPLTPSPSLLPAVTSSCVDGGGALTTRLRCCPPLAAWLFAAYAPAALAQRPAKSAAAAAVDMPVPPDDSEACAGAADRALRAEGAALPRPPGANGTCDVAFCYCGVRLRRLTCGPPAAEGGQWSPADAAARRLEKDCAEPGVPGCSKCLRALTTIKAGSGGAAAAAAAAAKKKQQQGGAGVTGERECQLMGIMWLLQRNATRYGAAATAVIQALMAADEASAAGVAAAADGPAACSLPVDDMPLAAEYARFSDAGGPPAVSRLYVLLLLVALFGVVAYAL, encoded by the exons atgcctccgcttcgccgccgtctcctcctcctctgcctctaCGTGGCCGCGGCGTCCCGCCTCGCGCCgtgctccacggcggcggcattgcCGGACCCGGCGCCGCTCGACCCGGCGCTGGTCTTCCCCTCGGCGACCCCGGCGCAGCCAGGGAGCGCCACGATCCCGGCGTTCCCGGAGCAGTCGGACGCCGCGTCCGGGACGTCGTCGACGTGCCCGCTGACCCCGTCCCCGTCGCTCCTCCCGGCCGTGACGTCCTCctgcgtcgacggcggcggcgcgctgacCACGAGGCTGCGCTGCTGCCCGCCGCTGGCCGCGTGGCTGTTTGCGGCCTACGCGCCCGCGGCGCTCGCGCAGAGGCCGGCCAagtcggcggccgccgcggccgtggaCATGCCCGTGCCGCCCGACGACTCGGAGGCGTGCGCGGGCGCCGCGGACCGCGCGCTGCGGGCGGAGGGGGCGGCGCTGCCTCGCCCGCCGGGCGCCAACGGGACGTGCGACGTGGCGTTCTGCTACTGCGGGGTGAGGCTGAGGAGGCTGACGTgcggcccgccggcggcggaaggcgggcAATGGTCtccggcggacgcggcggcgaggaggctggAGAAGGACTGCGCGGAGCCAGGCGTCCCCGGCTGCTCCAAGTGCCTCCGCGCCCTGACCACG ATAAAGGCCGGCtctggcggcgccgccgcggcggcggcagcggcggcgaagaagaagcagcagcagggcggcgccggcgtgacgGGCGAACGAGAGTGCCAGCTGATGGGGATCATGTGGCTGCTGCAGCGGAACGCCACGCGGTAcggcgcggcggccaccgccgtgATCCAGGCGCTGatggccgccgacgaggcgtCCGCCgcgggcgtcgcggcggcggcggatgggccgGCGGCGTGCTCGCTCCCCGTCGACGACATGCCGCTCGCGGCCGAGTACGCGAGGTtcagcgacgccggcggcccGCCGGCCGTGTCACGCCTCTacgtgttgctgctgcttgtcGCGTTGTTCGGTGTTGTTGCCTACGCCCTGTAG
- the LOC127763700 gene encoding putative transcription factor bHLH086, with protein sequence MRMALVRERAMVYGGGFDAEAFGGGFESSQMGYGHDALLDIDAAALFGGYEAAASAGCALVQDGAAGWAGAGASSSVLAFDRAAQAEEAECDAWIEAMDQSYGTGGEAAPYRSTTAVAFDAATGCFSLTERATGGGGGAGGRQFGLLFPSTSGGGVSPERAAPAPAPRGSQKRAHAESSQAMSPSKKQCGAGRKAGKAKSAPTTPTKDPQSLAAKNRRERISERLRILQELVPNGTKVDLVTMLEKAISYVKFLQLQVKVLATDEFWPAQGGKAPEISQVKEALDAILSSSSPLMGQLMN encoded by the exons ATGCGCATGGCGCTGGTGCGGGAGCGCGCGATGGTGTACGGTGGAGGGTTCGATGCCGAGGCGTTCGGCGGCGGGTTCGAGTCGTCCCAGATGGGGTACGGCCACGACGCGCTGCTCGAcatcgacgcggcggcgctgttCGGGGGGTACGAGGCGGCCGCCAGCGCCGGATGCGCCCTCGTGCAGGACGGCGCCGCGGGGtgggcgggcgcgggcgcgtcGTCCTCGGTGCTGGCGTTCGACCGCGCCGCTcaggcggaggaggccgagtgCGACGCGTGGATCGAAGCCATGGACCAGAGCTacggcaccggcggcgaggcggcgccgtaCCGGTCGACGACGGCCGTCGCCTTCGACGCGGCCACCGGCTGCTTCAGCCTGACGGAGagagccaccggcggcggcggcggcgcgggtgggcgGCAGTTCGGGCTGCTGTTCCCGAGCacgtcgggcggcggcgtctcccccgaacgcgccgcgccggcgccggcgccccgcGGCTCGCAGAAGCGGGCCCACGCGGAGTCGTCGCAGGCCATGAGCCCTAGCAAGAAGCAGTGCGGCGCCGGCAGGAAGGCGGGCAAGGCCAAGTCGGCGCCGACCACCCCAACCAAGGACCCGCAAAGCCTCGCGGCCAAG AATCGGCGCGAGAGGATCAGCGAGCGGCTGCGGATCCTGCAGGAGCTCGTGCCCAACGGCACCAAGGTCGACCTCGTCACCATGCTCGAGAAGGCCATCAGCTACGTCAAGTTCCTCCAGCTTCAAGTCAAG GTTCTTGCGACGGACGAGTTCTGGCCGGCGCAGGGAGGGAAGGCGCCGGAGATATCCCAGGTGAAGGAGGCGCTCGACGCCatcttgtcgtcgtcgtcgccgctgatGGGACAACTCATGAACTGA